The following proteins are co-located in the Alcaligenes faecalis genome:
- a CDS encoding putative 2-aminoethylphosphonate ABC transporter ATP-binding protein produces MSAKPAFLTIQGLHKQFGSFTALDQVSLDIQAGELVCLLGPSGCGKTTLLRCIAGLQQADQGSIVMAGRDITHLPPQQRDYGILFQSYALFPNLTVAQNIAYGLSPRKNLATQVRQRVSEMLDLVGLSGSEDKYPAQLSGGQQQRVALARALAPSPSLLLLDEPMSALDAQVRERLRSELRDLQKQLSITTLMVTHDQEEAMVMADRIAVMEKGRLVQFDRPQALYRAPADPFVAGFIGEANWLPFTPLHDCSVRVERVRLDLSQEAPTSAGRLFIRPENIRVLDNTSPAPVTNTFLADIVDGIFLGRHYKLTLRPEGMDGLTVQAIVNPEQGDRLLDPLAARRCRIQLPSEALHAHH; encoded by the coding sequence ATGAGCGCCAAGCCTGCATTTTTAACCATACAAGGACTGCACAAGCAGTTCGGCTCCTTTACTGCTCTGGACCAGGTCAGCCTGGATATACAAGCCGGTGAGCTGGTGTGTTTGCTGGGCCCCTCGGGCTGCGGAAAAACCACCTTGCTGCGCTGCATTGCCGGGCTGCAACAGGCCGATCAAGGCAGCATCGTAATGGCAGGCCGTGACATTACCCACCTGCCGCCCCAACAGCGTGACTACGGCATCTTGTTTCAGTCCTACGCGCTGTTTCCTAACCTGACCGTCGCCCAGAACATTGCCTACGGCCTGTCCCCACGCAAGAACCTGGCCACCCAAGTGCGCCAACGCGTCTCGGAAATGCTGGATCTGGTTGGCCTGTCCGGGTCAGAAGACAAATACCCCGCACAACTTTCCGGTGGCCAGCAACAGCGCGTGGCCCTGGCTCGTGCGCTGGCGCCCTCGCCCTCGCTGCTCTTGCTCGATGAACCCATGTCGGCTCTGGATGCCCAGGTGCGCGAGCGTCTGCGCAGTGAGTTGCGCGATCTGCAAAAACAACTGTCCATTACGACCTTGATGGTCACGCATGATCAGGAAGAGGCCATGGTCATGGCGGATCGTATCGCCGTGATGGAAAAAGGCCGCCTGGTGCAATTTGATCGCCCCCAGGCCCTGTACCGCGCTCCTGCCGATCCGTTTGTGGCAGGCTTTATCGGTGAGGCAAACTGGCTGCCCTTTACCCCATTGCACGATTGCTCAGTGCGAGTGGAACGTGTCCGTCTGGACCTGAGTCAGGAAGCCCCCACCAGCGCCGGACGCCTCTTTATTCGTCCTGAAAACATCCGCGTACTGGACAACACCAGCCCCGCGCCTGTCACCAATACCTTTTTGGCCGACATCGTGGATGGCATTTTTCTGGGCCGTCACTACAAGCTGACCCTACGCCCTGAAGGTATGGATGGACTGACCGTACAAGCCATTGTCAACCCAGAACAGGGCGACCGCTTGCTTGATCCCCTGGCCGCACGTCGCTGCCGCATCCAGCTTCCCAGCGAGGCGCTGCATGCCCACCACTGA
- a CDS encoding putative 2-aminoethylphosphonate ABC transporter permease subunit, protein MRPVLPVWIGSAARRALLIALFALLVLFLALPMLFILLRAIQDSDGQLVGVGQFWSIISAPGFMPMVGRSALVGVSTLIIVIPAAYAFAFALQRCCIRGAGMFRALGLLPLLAPSLMPGLSLIYLFGNQGVLRHWLGGETIYGFWGIVLGEAFYTFPHALMILSTGLSLADSRLYDAARAMGANSWRRFLTVTLPASRYAIFSAACLVFTLTVTDFGVPKVVGGSYNVLAMEAYKAVVGQLQFSKGAAIGVLLLIPAVLTFFLDRHLRARASGQAQGSLSAYSPQPHRQRDLYFTAVLMLVSLAILTIVGMAVWASLIKFWPYNLSLSLKSYDFNNMDGGGWLAWRNSLTMAFFTAVLGSALIFLGAWVLEKLPARGQSEKGLYGVLQMLALAPMAIPGLVLGLGYIFFFNHPDNPLAGLYGSMTLLVLCTVIHLYTSAHLNFVTALKAIPGELEAAAASLKAPRLSTLMGVTVPLCLPALLSVSRYLFVSAMTTVSAVVFLYSPQTVLASVAVMNMDDAGFIGPAAAMCTVIMLSSGFVCLLVHVLSRAALRRSQAWRSASPLSPTR, encoded by the coding sequence ATCCGTCCCGTGTTACCTGTCTGGATAGGCTCGGCAGCACGACGCGCCTTATTGATTGCCCTGTTTGCCCTGCTGGTCCTGTTCCTGGCCCTGCCCATGCTGTTTATCTTGCTGCGCGCCATTCAAGACAGCGACGGACAGTTAGTGGGCGTGGGGCAGTTCTGGTCCATTATCAGCGCGCCCGGCTTTATGCCCATGGTGGGACGCAGCGCGCTGGTCGGTGTCAGCACGCTGATTATTGTCATCCCTGCCGCCTATGCTTTTGCCTTTGCCCTGCAACGCTGCTGCATACGGGGAGCAGGCATGTTTCGTGCCTTGGGCCTGTTGCCCTTGCTGGCTCCCTCCTTGATGCCAGGCCTGTCTCTGATCTACTTGTTCGGCAATCAAGGCGTGCTGCGCCATTGGTTGGGCGGTGAAACGATTTATGGATTCTGGGGCATTGTGCTGGGTGAAGCCTTCTACACCTTTCCCCATGCCCTGATGATTCTGAGCACGGGTCTATCCCTGGCCGACTCCCGCCTGTATGACGCCGCCCGCGCCATGGGCGCGAACTCCTGGCGCCGATTCCTGACGGTGACACTGCCCGCCAGTCGCTATGCCATCTTTTCTGCCGCCTGCCTGGTGTTTACGCTCACCGTCACCGACTTTGGTGTACCTAAAGTCGTAGGTGGCTCCTACAACGTGCTGGCCATGGAAGCCTATAAGGCTGTGGTTGGCCAGTTGCAGTTTTCCAAAGGCGCGGCCATTGGCGTGCTGTTGCTGATTCCCGCTGTACTGACCTTTTTCTTGGACCGTCACCTGCGGGCTCGTGCCAGCGGTCAGGCTCAAGGATCGCTAAGCGCCTACTCGCCCCAGCCACACCGCCAGCGCGACCTGTACTTCACCGCCGTCCTGATGCTGGTGTCCCTGGCCATTTTGACGATTGTGGGCATGGCAGTCTGGGCGTCGCTGATCAAGTTCTGGCCTTACAACCTGAGCCTGTCCCTGAAGTCTTACGATTTCAACAATATGGACGGTGGCGGCTGGTTGGCCTGGCGCAACAGTTTGACCATGGCCTTCTTTACCGCCGTACTGGGTTCAGCCCTGATCTTCCTGGGTGCCTGGGTACTGGAAAAACTGCCAGCCCGAGGCCAGTCCGAAAAAGGTCTGTACGGCGTGCTGCAAATGCTGGCACTGGCACCCATGGCCATTCCCGGTCTGGTGCTGGGTCTGGGCTACATCTTCTTTTTCAATCACCCCGACAATCCCCTGGCGGGACTGTACGGCTCCATGACCTTGCTGGTGCTGTGTACCGTCATCCATCTGTACACCAGTGCTCACCTGAACTTTGTCACTGCGCTGAAAGCCATTCCCGGCGAACTGGAAGCCGCTGCTGCGTCCCTGAAAGCGCCACGCCTTTCCACCTTGATGGGTGTCACCGTGCCGCTGTGCCTGCCGGCTCTGTTGTCAGTATCGCGCTATCTGTTTGTATCGGCCATGACAACCGTATCTGCCGTGGTCTTTCTGTACAGCCCGCAAACCGTGCTGGCATCGGTCGCAGTCATGAATATGGATGACGCCGGTTTTATTGGCCCGGCTGCCGCCATGTGTACGGTCATCATGCTGAGCTCTGGCTTTGTCTGCCTGCTGGTTCATGTCCTGAGCCGTGCCGCCTTGCGCCGCAGCCAAGCCTGGCGCTCCGCCTCCCCCCTTTCCCCAACCCGATAG
- the phnX gene encoding phosphonoacetaldehyde hydrolase produces the protein MPSPTCANTPLATPRSQAPRLEALIFDWAGTLVDFGSFAPTQILVEAFKCFDLTLNLDQARSAMGIGKWDHIKAMLELPEVHAQFMALHEREPDDSDVDRIYNTFLPMQNERVGEFSAAIPGARETLSWARRQGLKIGSCSGYPRLVLDNLLQHAHRQQVLVDYHVAFDEVPQARPWPAMALENVIRLEITSVGACVKIDDTPVGIEEGRNAGMWTVGLLLSGNAAGLTEQEFLALDEESRQALRDRAAATFAHAQPHYLIDTVAQLPTVIEQITERMAQGECPADSL, from the coding sequence ATGCCATCCCCTACTTGCGCGAATACGCCACTCGCCACGCCACGCTCCCAGGCCCCTCGCCTTGAAGCCCTGATTTTTGACTGGGCCGGTACGCTGGTGGACTTTGGCTCCTTTGCCCCCACCCAAATTCTGGTGGAAGCCTTCAAATGCTTTGACTTGACCCTGAACCTGGACCAGGCTCGCAGCGCCATGGGCATCGGTAAATGGGACCACATCAAAGCCATGCTGGAGCTGCCTGAGGTACATGCCCAGTTCATGGCCCTGCACGAGCGTGAGCCCGATGACAGCGATGTAGATCGTATCTACAACACCTTCTTGCCCATGCAAAACGAGCGCGTGGGCGAGTTCTCCGCAGCCATTCCCGGTGCGCGCGAAACCTTGTCCTGGGCACGCCGTCAGGGTCTGAAAATCGGTTCCTGCTCGGGCTACCCGCGCCTGGTGCTGGATAACCTACTGCAACACGCGCACCGCCAGCAAGTGCTGGTGGACTACCACGTTGCTTTTGACGAAGTCCCGCAAGCACGCCCCTGGCCTGCCATGGCACTGGAAAACGTCATTCGTCTGGAAATCACGAGTGTCGGCGCCTGCGTAAAGATTGATGACACCCCAGTTGGCATTGAAGAAGGTCGCAATGCCGGCATGTGGACCGTGGGCCTGCTGCTGTCGGGCAATGCCGCTGGTCTGACCGAGCAGGAGTTTCTGGCTCTGGACGAGGAAAGCCGCCAGGCCCTGCGCGACCGCGCAGCAGCCACCTTTGCCCATGCCCAGCCCCACTACCTGATTGATACCGTTGCCCAACTGCCCACTGTGATTGAACAAATCACCGAACGCATGGCCCAGGGCGAATGCCCTGCCGATTCCCTCTAA
- a CDS encoding putative 2-aminoethylphosphonate ABC transporter substrate-binding protein, producing the protein MKTIVLSSLAAALMGAASLAQAATTLTVYTALEADQLKAYQAAFEKENPDIKIQWVRDSTGIITAKLLAEKNNPKADAIWGLAGSSLGLMASQDMLQPYAPKGLEKIDAKMRDQNNPPSWVGMNGYAAALCVNTIELEKNKLPMPTSWEDLTKPEYAGKIVMPNPASSGTGFLDVSAWLQLFGEDKGWAFMDGLHKNIGAYTHSGSKPCNMAAAGEYTIGVSFDYRGARLKEEGAPLELVFPKEGLGWEIEATGIMKGTKNLEAAQKLADFSASEAANHLYKTNFAVLAIPSIATANPHLPADLNQRLIDNNFVWAAENRERIIEEWTKRYDGKSEAKK; encoded by the coding sequence ATGAAAACCATTGTTCTGAGCTCCTTGGCTGCCGCTTTGATGGGCGCCGCCTCTTTGGCCCAAGCGGCCACCACCCTGACGGTTTATACCGCGCTGGAAGCCGATCAGCTCAAGGCCTACCAGGCTGCTTTTGAAAAAGAGAATCCCGATATCAAGATTCAATGGGTACGCGACTCCACTGGCATCATTACCGCCAAACTGCTGGCTGAAAAGAACAACCCGAAAGCGGACGCGATCTGGGGTCTGGCCGGTTCCTCACTGGGCTTGATGGCCAGCCAAGACATGCTGCAGCCCTACGCCCCCAAGGGTCTGGAAAAAATCGACGCCAAAATGCGCGACCAGAACAACCCGCCCAGTTGGGTTGGCATGAACGGCTACGCCGCTGCCCTGTGTGTCAACACCATTGAGCTGGAAAAAAACAAGCTCCCTATGCCCACCTCCTGGGAAGATCTGACCAAGCCCGAATACGCCGGCAAGATCGTCATGCCTAACCCCGCTTCTTCGGGTACCGGCTTTCTGGACGTGAGCGCCTGGCTGCAACTGTTTGGTGAAGACAAGGGCTGGGCCTTCATGGACGGTCTGCACAAGAATATCGGTGCCTACACCCACTCCGGCTCCAAGCCTTGCAATATGGCCGCTGCTGGCGAGTACACCATTGGCGTGTCCTTTGACTACCGTGGCGCTCGCCTGAAAGAAGAAGGCGCTCCCCTGGAACTGGTGTTCCCTAAAGAAGGCCTGGGTTGGGAAATTGAAGCCACTGGCATCATGAAAGGCACCAAGAACCTGGAAGCCGCCCAGAAACTGGCTGACTTCTCGGCCAGCGAAGCAGCCAACCACCTGTACAAAACCAACTTTGCGGTTTTGGCCATTCCGTCCATCGCCACGGCCAACCCGCACCTGCCAGCCGACCTGAACCAGCGTCTGATCGACAACAACTTCGTCTGGGCCGCTGAAAACCGCGAGCGCATCATCGAAGAATGGACCAAACGTTACGACGGTAAATCGGAAGCCAAGAAGTAA
- a CDS encoding TIGR03364 family FAD-dependent oxidoreductase — translation MSTQHYDVIVVGGGILGMAHAWAAARRKLSVAVLERSHQAQGATIRNFGQVLVTGQAPGIMMDLARQSRGLWLELAEQAGFHVRSNGSLVLARNHLELELLEDFAQGRAKDENVACEMLNGKELAALFDGRLGHHHGALQGFDDLQIYSRDALPAITSSLQAMGVDVYTQAHVHYAQEGQVHSSAGNFTANSIFVCPGHDYSSLHRELLDTVNPSVTRLQMLKVRAQDTGWALDRPLLTGLSCLHYGAFSDLPLADTLREQVQKRHGVLLDQGIHLLISPTPEGDLIIGDSHDYGLQASPFNLEDTDQYLLALAETVLGCPVQVLQRWQGVYGAKGPGPFSVLQADGSTQVTVMHTGLGMTTGLAIGERNIAARYD, via the coding sequence ATGAGCACACAACACTACGATGTGATCGTGGTGGGGGGCGGCATCCTGGGCATGGCACATGCCTGGGCGGCTGCCCGCCGCAAGCTAAGCGTCGCTGTGCTCGAGCGCAGTCACCAGGCCCAAGGCGCCACCATACGTAATTTTGGTCAGGTTCTGGTCACCGGCCAGGCACCGGGCATCATGATGGATCTGGCCCGTCAGAGTCGCGGCCTGTGGCTGGAGCTGGCTGAGCAAGCCGGTTTTCATGTACGCAGCAATGGCTCGCTGGTGCTGGCACGCAACCATCTGGAACTGGAGCTGCTGGAAGACTTTGCCCAGGGCCGTGCCAAGGATGAAAACGTTGCCTGCGAAATGCTGAACGGCAAGGAGCTGGCCGCCTTGTTTGATGGCCGCTTGGGGCATCACCACGGGGCACTGCAAGGTTTTGACGATTTGCAGATCTACTCGCGCGACGCCCTGCCCGCCATCACCAGCAGCTTGCAAGCCATGGGCGTGGATGTTTACACCCAGGCGCATGTGCATTATGCGCAAGAAGGCCAGGTACACAGCAGCGCGGGCAACTTCACAGCCAACAGCATTTTTGTGTGCCCTGGTCACGACTACAGCAGCCTGCATCGCGAACTGCTGGATACGGTCAACCCATCGGTGACACGTCTGCAAATGCTGAAAGTGCGTGCACAAGACACGGGCTGGGCCTTGGACCGACCATTGCTGACAGGCTTGTCCTGCCTGCACTACGGCGCATTCAGCGACTTGCCCCTGGCAGACACGCTGCGCGAGCAGGTACAGAAACGTCACGGTGTACTGCTGGATCAAGGCATTCATTTGCTGATCAGCCCCACACCGGAGGGGGACCTGATTATTGGCGACTCGCACGACTACGGCCTGCAAGCCAGCCCCTTCAACCTGGAAGACACAGATCAGTACTTGCTGGCTCTGGCAGAAACCGTGCTCGGTTGCCCAGTACAAGTTCTGCAACGCTGGCAAGGCGTGTATGGCGCCAAAGGACCCGGACCGTTTTCAGTCCTGCAAGCCGATGGCAGCACACAAGTGACAGTCATGCACACGGGCTTGGGAATGACAACCGGTTTGGCCATTGGCGAACGCAATATTGCCGCTCGCTACGACTGA
- a CDS encoding N-acetyltransferase family protein, with translation MNNTDSKIRFIDCQEEQHAAAILAILNDAIVNSTALYDYVPRPPEAMVSWFATKRANGFPVVGVIDETGTLMGFASWGHFRTFPAYKYTMEHSVYVHPEHRGKGLGRILMQELIRRARLANVHTLVACIDASNAGSIHLHQSLGFAHAGTFKEIGFKFGRWLDVAFYLLTLDTPARPVDG, from the coding sequence ATGAACAACACTGACAGCAAGATACGTTTTATAGACTGCCAGGAAGAACAGCATGCCGCCGCCATTTTGGCAATTCTGAACGATGCCATCGTCAACTCCACCGCACTCTACGACTATGTGCCGCGCCCGCCCGAAGCCATGGTGAGCTGGTTTGCCACCAAACGCGCCAACGGTTTTCCGGTGGTCGGAGTGATCGATGAAACCGGCACACTGATGGGCTTTGCCAGTTGGGGCCACTTTCGCACCTTTCCCGCCTACAAGTACACCATGGAGCACAGCGTATATGTGCACCCGGAACACCGCGGCAAAGGTTTGGGCAGAATCCTGATGCAAGAGTTGATACGTCGTGCGCGCCTGGCCAATGTCCATACGCTGGTCGCTTGTATTGATGCCAGCAATGCGGGCAGTATCCACCTGCACCAAAGCCTGGGCTTTGCACATGCCGGTACATTCAAGGAAATCGGCTTCAAGTTTGGTCGCTGGCTGGATGTGGCGTTCTACCTGTTGACACTGGATACGCCCGCCAGGCCGGTAGACGGCTGA
- a CDS encoding dienelactone hydrolase family protein: protein MSTLSLTSADQHHFQAYVAGDEKAERGLIVLQEIFGVNQHIRNTCERFAEQGYRVLSPALFDRQEKNVELGYTAQDVQAGLALRNSIAQDKTLLDIQACVDALGSRKIGIVGYCWGGSLSWLAACRLQGLKAASCWYGSQIAQNAQEQPKTPVQMHFGAQDHSIPTSAIQTIKDAQKEVALYVYEPAGHGFGCDHRPDFHEASYKLAQEHTLAFFADHLR from the coding sequence ATGAGCACGCTTAGCTTGACCAGCGCAGACCAGCACCATTTCCAGGCCTATGTCGCCGGCGACGAAAAGGCCGAACGCGGCTTGATCGTGTTGCAGGAAATCTTTGGTGTGAATCAACACATACGCAACACCTGCGAGCGTTTTGCCGAGCAGGGCTACCGAGTCTTGTCCCCCGCCCTGTTCGATCGGCAGGAAAAGAATGTAGAACTGGGCTATACCGCCCAGGACGTGCAAGCAGGCCTGGCCTTGCGCAACAGCATTGCCCAGGATAAAACCCTGCTGGATATCCAGGCCTGCGTGGACGCCTTGGGTTCGCGCAAGATTGGCATTGTAGGATATTGCTGGGGTGGCTCCTTGAGCTGGTTGGCCGCCTGCCGCTTGCAGGGTCTGAAAGCGGCCAGTTGCTGGTATGGTTCGCAGATTGCCCAGAACGCCCAGGAACAGCCCAAGACTCCGGTGCAGATGCACTTTGGTGCCCAGGATCACTCCATTCCCACCAGCGCCATTCAAACGATTAAAGACGCGCAAAAGGAGGTGGCCCTTTATGTGTATGAGCCTGCCGGTCATGGTTTTGGCTGCGATCATCGCCCCGACTTTCACGAAGCATCCTACAAACTGGCTCAGGAGCATACACTCGCTTTCTTTGCCGACCATCTACGTTAA
- a CDS encoding DUF3820 family protein, with amino-acid sequence MLESSDDLLALLNTTMPYGKYKGRLLADLPGHYLNWFAREGFPSGRLGQLLALMHELDHNGLKSLLDPLRPRSR; translated from the coding sequence ATGCTTGAATCCAGCGACGATCTGCTTGCCCTGTTGAACACCACCATGCCTTACGGAAAATACAAAGGTCGCTTGCTGGCCGACCTGCCAGGACATTATCTGAACTGGTTTGCCCGCGAAGGCTTTCCTTCCGGGCGACTGGGCCAGTTGCTGGCCCTGATGCACGAGCTGGATCATAACGGGCTCAAATCCCTGCTGGACCCCTTGCGCCCGCGCAGTCGCTAA
- a CDS encoding glutathione binding-like protein — protein sequence MTIDLSAFPITRKWPAQHPERLQLYSLPTPNGVKVSIMLEEIGLPYEPHLVSFERNDQLSPEFISLSSNNKIPAILDPNGPGNQPLALFESGAILIYLAEKSGQLLSADPAQRYETLQWLMFQMGGVGPMFGQLGFFHKFAGKDFEDKRPRDRYVNESKRLLGVIDKHLDGKDWMVGNSYSIADIALFPWIANLIGFYDAGELVEYVQFKNVARVLQQFQARPAVQRGLNIPARD from the coding sequence ATGACAATCGATCTCTCCGCATTCCCCATCACCCGCAAATGGCCAGCTCAACACCCCGAGCGCCTGCAACTGTATTCCTTGCCCACCCCCAACGGCGTCAAGGTGTCCATCATGCTGGAAGAAATTGGCCTGCCTTACGAGCCGCACCTGGTCAGCTTTGAGCGCAACGACCAGCTCAGCCCAGAATTTATTTCGCTCAGCAGCAACAACAAAATCCCGGCGATTCTGGACCCCAATGGCCCTGGCAATCAGCCGTTGGCCCTGTTCGAGTCCGGTGCCATCCTGATCTATCTGGCAGAAAAATCCGGCCAGCTACTCTCCGCAGACCCGGCTCAACGCTATGAAACCCTGCAATGGCTCATGTTCCAGATGGGTGGCGTCGGCCCCATGTTCGGTCAGTTGGGCTTCTTCCACAAATTTGCCGGTAAAGACTTTGAAGACAAGCGCCCCCGTGACCGCTATGTCAACGAATCCAAACGTCTGCTGGGTGTGATCGACAAGCATCTGGACGGCAAGGACTGGATGGTGGGCAACAGCTACTCCATCGCTGATATTGCCCTGTTCCCCTGGATTGCCAACCTGATTGGTTTTTACGACGCAGGCGAGCTGGTGGAATACGTGCAATTCAAGAACGTAGCCCGTGTGCTGCAGCAATTCCAGGCCCGTCCAGCAGTACAACGCGGCCTGAACATTCCCGCCCGAGATTGA
- a CDS encoding OsmC family protein, producing the protein MKTHHYELLINWIGNTGSGTHTLRSYSRNHEVTAAGLKVIAASADPAFRGDPDRWNPEQLFLASIAQCHMLWYLGMAAEAGVVVTAYEDRPAGIMNEEANGAGQFESVTLRPLVTITSDCDATLAKSLHDRVGEYCFIARSIKTPIHHEVTVHVQGQTPPQST; encoded by the coding sequence ATGAAAACACACCACTATGAATTGTTGATCAACTGGATCGGCAACACCGGAAGCGGCACCCACACACTGCGCTCCTATTCACGCAACCATGAAGTAACAGCGGCTGGCCTGAAAGTCATTGCCGCCTCTGCAGACCCTGCCTTTCGAGGTGACCCCGACCGTTGGAACCCCGAGCAGCTTTTTCTGGCATCGATCGCTCAGTGTCATATGCTGTGGTACTTGGGAATGGCGGCAGAAGCGGGCGTTGTTGTCACGGCCTATGAAGACCGGCCAGCCGGAATCATGAACGAAGAGGCCAACGGAGCTGGGCAATTCGAGAGTGTTACCTTGCGCCCCCTTGTCACGATCACATCGGACTGTGACGCTACCTTGGCGAAATCACTTCATGATCGCGTCGGCGAATACTGCTTTATTGCCCGTTCCATCAAAACTCCGATTCACCATGAGGTCACGGTCCACGTGCAAGGCCAAACTCCCCCACAGTCAACGTAA
- a CDS encoding pirin family protein, translated as MVELLIPQRQHSIGAFEVGRVLPFRQRRMVGPFIFFDRMGPQELTAPVGTENDVLPHPHIGLSTVTYLFEGAMTHRDSLGVVQDITPGALNWMTAGSGISHSERFEPMRAQGGRMDGIQAWVALPEHKEEQNPDFVHYEAEQLPLIKDTGLEGRLIAGSALGLCSPANVASPLFYMELRVQAGQSVPLPTGHEERAIYICAGGLEVGGQRYPAGQMLVFAKGDSPRILAEQSSHLMLLGGEPLGPRHIWWNFVSSRKDRIEQAKDDWLNGRINLPPLDDEQFIPLPGV; from the coding sequence ATGGTCGAGCTGCTTATTCCACAACGTCAGCACAGCATTGGTGCATTTGAAGTGGGGCGCGTTTTGCCCTTTCGCCAACGGCGTATGGTGGGGCCTTTTATCTTTTTTGATCGCATGGGGCCGCAAGAGCTGACGGCACCCGTAGGGACGGAGAACGATGTGCTGCCACACCCGCATATCGGCCTGTCTACCGTGACGTATTTGTTTGAAGGCGCCATGACGCACCGCGACAGTCTGGGCGTGGTGCAGGACATTACACCTGGTGCGCTCAATTGGATGACCGCGGGTTCAGGCATCAGCCATTCCGAGCGTTTTGAGCCCATGCGCGCACAAGGCGGTCGCATGGATGGGATCCAGGCCTGGGTGGCCTTGCCGGAACACAAGGAAGAACAAAACCCGGACTTTGTGCATTACGAGGCCGAGCAGCTACCTTTGATTAAGGATACGGGCCTGGAAGGTCGCCTGATTGCTGGCTCGGCGCTGGGTTTGTGCAGTCCCGCCAATGTGGCCTCGCCTTTGTTCTATATGGAGTTGCGCGTGCAAGCGGGCCAGTCAGTGCCTTTGCCAACCGGCCACGAAGAGCGCGCCATTTATATCTGTGCGGGCGGGCTGGAGGTGGGGGGTCAACGCTATCCAGCCGGCCAGATGCTGGTCTTTGCCAAAGGCGACAGCCCCCGTATCCTTGCCGAGCAGAGCAGCCACTTGATGCTGCTGGGTGGCGAGCCTTTGGGACCACGCCATATCTGGTGGAACTTCGTGTCCTCCCGCAAAGATCGCATCGAGCAGGCCAAGGATGACTGGCTCAATGGCCGCATCAACTTGCCACCGCTGGACGATGAGCAGTTCATCCCTTTGCCTGGGGTGTAA
- the alkB gene encoding DNA oxidative demethylase AlkB — protein MSTLSLFDPVPGHVLTLDTGLIALPGLALPYAADLAQAVQELVHSAPWRHMQVPSGHRMSAAQSSCGDLGWISDEHGYRYSPTDPQSGLAWPAMPVVFKDLLARIAQESGQGPFQPDTCLINYYDEQAHMSLHQDRNERDLQHPIVSVSLGREALFLWGGAKRSDPVRTLRLRDGDVLVWWGPSRMNFHGVRRLEGPAHPLWGSGRVNLTFRKAG, from the coding sequence ATGTCCACGCTCTCACTCTTCGATCCTGTTCCCGGCCATGTGCTGACGCTGGATACCGGCCTGATTGCCCTGCCGGGTCTGGCCCTGCCCTACGCCGCTGACTTGGCCCAAGCGGTTCAGGAGCTGGTGCACAGCGCCCCCTGGCGACATATGCAGGTTCCATCAGGACATCGCATGTCGGCCGCACAAAGCAGTTGTGGAGATTTGGGATGGATATCGGACGAGCACGGCTATCGCTACAGTCCCACAGACCCGCAAAGCGGTTTGGCCTGGCCCGCCATGCCTGTTGTATTCAAGGACTTGCTGGCGCGCATTGCCCAAGAATCGGGCCAAGGTCCTTTTCAGCCCGATACCTGCCTGATCAATTACTACGACGAGCAGGCGCATATGTCCTTGCACCAGGACAGAAACGAGCGCGACCTGCAGCACCCGATCGTCTCGGTGTCCTTGGGGCGTGAGGCCTTGTTTTTATGGGGTGGCGCAAAACGCAGCGACCCGGTGCGTACCCTGCGGCTACGCGATGGTGATGTGCTGGTCTGGTGGGGACCATCCAGAATGAATTTTCACGGGGTACGCAGACTGGAAGGCCCGGCCCATCCACTCTGGGGCTCGGGCCGGGTCAATCTGACATTCAGAAAAGCAGGCTAA